The following are encoded together in the Lepidochelys kempii isolate rLepKem1 chromosome 7, rLepKem1.hap2, whole genome shotgun sequence genome:
- the PRAP1 gene encoding proline-rich acidic protein 1 codes for MAWNPSRLLIGIGLAVLLRVDSTPQVLKKGKEMEGSLEQDIKKQIILGIKAIEPPENEEQTADIDPGMRLLSSDAKGRRAPRSAGDPPAPLGAKSAAVPEEDQDQIYHPPDAVLEEEGPMQTVAPYAEAISGPEEDRDHLYHG; via the exons ATGGCCTG GAATCCTTCCAGGCTCCTCATTGGCATTGGCTTGGCTGTTCTTCTGCGAGTCGACAGCACACCCCAG GTTCTGAAAAAAGGCAAAGAAATGGAGGGTTCCTTGGAACAGGACATTAAGAAGCAAAT tattcTGGGCATAAAAGCTATTGAGCCACCCGAGAATGAAGAACAAACGGCGGATATTGATCCTGGAATGAGGCTGTTATCTAGTGACGCAAAAGGCAGAAGAG CACCCAGGAGCGCTGGAGACCCGCCAGCCCCGCTGGGTGCCAAGTCTGCAGCGGTACCAGAGGAAGACCAAGACCAGATATACCACCCCCCGGATGCTGTTCTGGAAGAGGAAGGCCCCATGCAGACAGTGGCACCGTATGCTGAAGCCATCAGTGGCCCAGAAGAAGACAGAGACCATCTCTACCATGGCTAG